ACggaaggcgctggagcctCGGGGCGTCGtcgagaagaagccgcgcgagaaggaaaacgcggaaaacagcggcggagctgcgctGTCGAgttggctgccgccgcccgcggtgCTGCTCTcgaggcagcagccgtcGTATGACTGGCAAATCGAGGCGatcgccgcgctgcccgaGCGCGAGGTGCCTGCTGCAGACCGCGGAGACAAGGCTCCAGGGGACCgagccgctgcagaaaaaTTCAAAGAAAAGGTGCTTCCGGTCGAGTTCGAGGCGCTCTTCCAGACGCTGCATCTTTTGGCGAGGCAAaaactcgcggcggcgaccaaAAAGACGaccgcgcagggcgctgAGAAGCGCAAAGGGACGGGCGCGCGAAAttcagcggaggcggctAAGGAGACTGAAGACGCGCGTGAGGACGTGACCGGGAAGCAGCCGAAGGCTGAAGAGTCGCGCGAGCCtctcgaagaagagagacagcgggacaggcgcgggcgcggcgatgaACACGAGGACGTCGAgcaagcgagaaggcgaaccgagagcgctggcgccggggcgagcgcgtcgccccgATCCGCGAATGCAGGGAGCCTGCGCAAGGCAGGCACCGCCTCCGGCGatgggagagagaaagatgGCGCGGGAAAGAAGCAGGGAAGGGAACGggagaagcgagaggaggcgcggaatgcagacggagaggaaaACCGACTGAAACGCGAGAAGGAactccgcgtccgcgaggcGATGGTTCACGACGAGATTCGCGAGATCGATGAGTGGAAGCAGATCTTCCTCGAGCTGCTTAGCATGCAACAGGGGACGCCGAAAAATCCTCATAttctgccgtcgccgcctgcagacacCATCTTTCCCCACGACTAAGGATCCTCCAGCGACGGGCGAGTTTTCCTTATTTTTACGTCTTTTTCGAATGAACCTGTGCGTCATCGGCGCGTCCTGTCTCCTTCAAGCACAGGCGGCGAGTGTTAAAACTAGGCAGCGAAACGAGAAGGCTGGGTGCGGATGTGCCTTCCCACCGGGTCATGTTCCACCCGCGATCTCGTTTTCTTTTCGCACTTGGTGTGTCTCCCGGTCTGTCGACCTCGTTTTGCTGCCTTCTGCTCCGCCACCGCGTCTGCAGTAAACTTATTCTTGCTTTCGAGAGGCTCGTCGTCGTGTGCCCGCGGTGCTTGCTGTCTCAGTCGAAAACGACAGGGAAAGGGGGTGGCGAAAGGCGAAAGGGGTAGCTCGTAGCGGGCGGTTCTGAGTTCCCTTTGAGTCGTAGTGCcggttttctgttttctttaTCCGGGGATTGCGTTTTAACGCGTagggcgccggaggccggTTCGCTCCGGCATTTTCTGTTGTTTGGCTCTGCGTCTTGGCTTCTCCTTGGAAACTATGCAGTTTCATCGCAAAGCTAATTCTCTGGTCTGTAGTCTTGATTcatcgtctcctctctctcgagtcGAGTTTCCTCTATGCATGGTGCGACTAGATCTctggcttcttctctccttaCGTCCCCAACGGGGTATAAACAGACTACGGCGTATTTATCCTTTTTTGTCGTTTTCCCCTGATTTGGCAATTCTTCGTAGCGTCTACCCTAATGACTGTCCGTTCTCACTTGGCTGCTCGCGCGAGCGCCCTGGAGTGCAGGCACGCCCTACCGCGGAGCCTTGAGCCCTCCTCGCACTCGCTCTCTAGCGGTGTCGGCTTATATTCGGGTTTCTCAACCTGTTTACGTGCCTTTTGAGCACCCGGAGGTTCTCTCTGAGAGTGGAGTTTCGGCCGCTGGGGTGTCACGGCCCCAAGCTGGCGTGCGGCCGGCGAGATCAGCGTGGTGGTGCGAAGTGTTTAGAAGTCGCAGGAGGAGAGCTGAGTTATGCACGCTAGAAGGCAGATTTTCGGCAGAGAGGGCGCCCGCCTGAGGTAAAAAGTCTGTACATGTAGGAGATCAGGCAAGCGCCGAATAGCTGCGCGCCCCACGCCTAGCAGAAAAACACATTTCGGCTACACAGCAAGTTCTAGGTTGCCCGCCTCGCttgaggcgacagaggaaaGGAACGAGGAAGACCGGAGCCCACGAAGCTTTCCAAAGCAGGCGCCTTAGATATCTCTTTGTGCACGATACCGCTGTCGATTCCCTTTCTGGGAGAGTCAAAGCCACACGCTCTTCaagagcgcgcgcggaatCGTCTGATGAGTGCAGGGCGGACAAAAGCGAAGCCTCCGAGGAGAAGCAAGGGAGCGGCGaccagagagaaaaaacacgaGCTTTCAGAGCCAgcacgcgccgcgacagatcagcgtgtgcgtcttctctcggGAGGGACACGCGGCGTTAAAGGGGCACACGCGGCGGGAACCGAGAGAGAAATCCGCGCGAAATTGATTGAGAAGGCAGTGCTCGCCATCCACGAGTCGCCAGTGTTTGAATGACAGTCAGAGCACGATTGTTTTGATCAAGTAAACGACAACGAGTATGGACAgaagcgcgaccgcggttACGACGCCAGAGACAGCGATGAAAACGCTGTGACTGGAGGTCTTTCCGTCTTCGAACCCGTTCTCCAAGTTCATGCCAAAAAGCCCTGAAGAGAGCAAACAACAGAGGCAAGAGACCGATGCGCGATGAGGtagcgcgcagagagaaaagcagagTGGGCGTCCTAAGAAGTACGAAAGCATACGAGGGCGTCGCTTCGTTGGGGCGCAACCCAGCGTCGGGAGATGGCACGGCATGCAACAGCGAGACAGGCTTTTCACTCACCGGATATGCATGTGCCGATGGCaaggcctgcggcgacgacagccGCTGCGAGCTCCCACTGAATAAGGCGATTTCGCATgagcgcgagacgaagagaaatcAGCCTCTCTGTGTTGTCGATACCTTCCTTCAGGTGTCGGACGCGCACCTTGAACTGCACAGACGGGCACCGACAAGATACCACGCGTAGCTTCATGAACCCACACAGATCTACACAATGGGCGCGTGCAGATAAGCGTCCCCACGTGTGAAAGTAAACCTAACGCATGTCGCCACGCCATTGTCACGGCACCTGTCTGCACgttgtgcggcggcgcagggatGCGTAAAGCCAACAGACTAGAGCCGGTTGGTAGACAGATATGCCTCCAAGAAAACGACGCGCATGCTGGCGGTTGATACGCCACCTACAGGTAGTGAGGCTGCTTCTTGCGTACAGCTATGTCTGCTCCAAAATTGGTTTTGAGATGAAATAAACCCAAAGAGCACGCCTAAAGAGAGGCAACCCCACAAGCTATCTGTACTCGCtcatatatacacatgcgcatatgtgcgtgtatatatatatatacagtgtgcatgcatgcatatatttatatgtatactatatatacaaatatatttATAGTTTTTTGCGTATATATGCAGGTCGCTGGCCGGGGGAGTCCTCACCTGGTCCATTTCTTGGTCAAAGTACTCGAGGAGAATCTCCAGGTCGGGATTGACCTGGTCCTGCAGCGGGACAGAAGCAACAAAAAACAGTAAGTTGAAGGAAACTGCGGagcccgcgcggctcgcgaaaacagaggcagacgcggcctgcaggcgggGCAGGGACGTGAAAATGGCGGCGCgtcagaagacgcagacacgAAAAAACTGAATAAATGCTACCCTGAGGGGGACAGAACCTTCCGCTTTCTAGGAAACCCTGACGGCGCACCGTCGCCAAGatggagaagcgcgagatgGATTCTAATGCGGGGGTAGACGCAGGCCGTGTGGATCCGTCTCTGCAAGTAATCCACGGGCACAGTCCAGCTCgaggcgcggtcgccgcttAGGATTCAAGCCGCGCTACCTCCCCCTCCCgaccccctccccccccgcgcgggcggcgaggcgcagagcacGCACAGAGACGGCGATGACCTCTGGAGAAGcacggcggaggacgccagAAACAGTAGACACGCAGCGGTGCGAAGCCCTCTAGAGTCAGCGGCGCACGCACGCGGAAGTCACAACGAAGCGGGCAGGCCAAAGAGTATACGCAGAACAGGAGCCAGTtggagggaggggggacaGGACGGCACAGCAAGCTCGAACGGTCACGCACTCGGTTCGGGTCGTCGTCGTAGAGGTGCGGGTTCTTGTGCAAGTTCGTTAGCTCCATGCGATGGAGGTCTGCGCTGTTGAGAAGCAGCTCGTCAAACGCTTTGTCAAAGGCGTTAACGCGGTCCtgaagacagacagacagagggaCAGCGAGGCAACAGCACGCGGAAGCTCTCGGCGCGGCACAAACTCATGCGCGGccgagcgagaaaaaacgaaaacgaaacggcagcgagaggcagccGAGCGCGGCAGAGCGAACGCCAAAGGCATGCAGTGGAACAGTCGGTTCGCCACGCAGGAATCCACGCCACGAAAGCCAACGGACCCGTGCAGGCAAAACACTTGAAAGCGCCGCTGGGAACCGAAGGCGAAGCCAACTAATTGGGGCTACGGAACTGTTGGTTGCCCTGgacgtatgtatgtatatatagatatatatgcgtatatatatatattaaaGCAGGTGTGCGTGAGCCTGCCAGGCGACGCCAGATTtcaaggcgacgccgaccgcTGAGGACCCCTGCAGACCCGAGCGGACTCGACGCACCTGGTAGAAGCCCACGGGCTCTTTGAGTGAATGCAAGCCCTCCATCAGGATAGAAGAGACCTCCGCCTTCTTTGACGTGCGTTGCCGCTTGTCCGCGAACTGCCGCTCCAAATAAAGAATGTCTGCAGGCGGGAAACGGGTAGAGGCACAAACAgagcgctgcagagacaccagAAACGCGAAGGCCCTTGCACACTGTCGATCTTGAcgcgttcttcttccccAGCGGCGAAGGGAAGCGATTGGAAGGTGCTTCTCGGCATCTATCCGTCTAAGGGTTTCTGTCCGAGTTGCACGTGACGACGGAAGAAAGATGAACTGGAAGAGCGGCGTCGTtaggcagctgctggcgaaACAGCCAAGGGACAGACGGCATGACGGAACGCGACGCACAGACAGAAAATACGTATTTGTGTCCATCTGGCCGCTTTCAGCCGCCCACCTGAGTTCAGCTGTTGAAACGCTGCGAAGAAGATGCactcgagcgcggcgaaTTCGAACGGCAAAGGATGTCCGTTCCCTTCATCTTGCTCGCTGGAGCCCGGTGGGCTGTCGCCCCATCCTGAGTgtcggcgcctccagcggcggcgacgggaagAACTCTCGtgcttccgccttctcctggacttttcctctccctcgctctgctTCCCCCTCCACGCTGAATAACTCAGAGGACCAATAACCTCGCAGTCTTCGACGGGTTCACCTTTGCCAGTTCCTTGCGTATGGCTCTCGCCTGTACGACCTGTGTTCGCTTTCCCGCCGTgtcctccgtcgtcttccagTTGTGTGGCAGAACAAGGCGATGGCAGACGCGCAAcagccgcgacggccgcaccCGCCTCTTGCGTGTCCGCTCGGGCCcccggcgtcttcgcccctCCTGCGCCCCAGTTTCCTTTCTCGCCACCACCCGCGGTCGGAGGAGACGCTCCGGGCGCGTTGGGCGCCACTGGCTCAGCTGGGGCCTTGGGTTTGTTctcgcttcggcggccgAGCGGGGACTGCGccgaaggaggcagagacgggGGCGGCTGAACGAGAGCGGGAGAAGTGTCTGCTTTACTTACAGCGGTCTCGATTTCGGCTTGCAGGATAGACGTGAGAGGCCCCACAACGGGTATGGAGTAGTCGATCAGCTCGCCGTTTGTCGGTTCGCGGCCAACTTGCAAACTCTTTCCCTTTTCGTGGGCGgcgttcttcgtctcgccCGTCCCCGTCTgttccgcctctctctgagCCCCAGCCTCTTCACCATCGCCCTCCGGATTCCTCAACCTCCTCCattctctgcagctccgcgctCCGCCTGACTCTGAGGAGCTcactgcggaggaggaggtggTGTCGGAAGACGAATCCGAAtgcgtgtctgtctcctcgtctccgtgCGTCCCCAGCTCCCGGCGccccctctcgcctcctcgtcgcggcttTTCTGCTGCGAGgctccctctccttctctcgcgggctcgccgcctccgcctgcggcggcgctcctctctgctgctgtcgcggtcctcgcgttttcgctgcgcctgctcaaGATGCAGATACTGCCGCGTCAGCTTGGAGAGCTGCGAAATGAGTCTGTCGGGCTCCAACTCGTCGCTCATCACGACGTACACGCAGTTCCACAAGACGAAGCAGGTGACTGGCGGCAGACAGACGAGAATCACGTGGCGTCGCACCTCAATCGAGGGAATGGGATAGACGTCCGTGAAGGCTTGGCGGCAGTCTCGATACGTCAGCCGTCCAGTGCTTCCGACGACTGCGGTCCCTTTATGCCGCAGGCGGGGCGAGCCGAAGCCGCCTCCCGGCGCCAGGAGTGTGCGTCTTCGACTGGGCTCATGACGGGGAGCTCGGGGCGACGACAAGGGCGCGCCCCGACAAGTGTGCCTTCCGAACAGCGCAGTGTCGTCGCTCGAcgcttcgcggcgtcgcgcgggccgccttctgcgaagctctccgcggtcgccctTTCGCTGCCTCAGATTCCCGATGCAAGGGCGCGACTCCGCGCAGCGGTcgctccctctgcgcccgcctgcctctctcgaaCGGCGCCCGTGGCGCGTGCAGCCCGCGAGCGTCGTCGGCCTCTCTCGGTCccacgaggcggaggcggacgaagaggcagacgccagcgacgaccgagaagagcgcgagcaaaacgaagaaagagacgcgcCTCGGGAAACGGctgggctccgccgccccgagcggcgacgcggacgggAGCGGCAAGGCTCGCTTGAGCAGttcgaggcagacgaagagagcgagtCTCCAAGATGGGCCTCTTCAGAGCCCGTTGAGGCCTCACTCGACTCCTCGTCAGaccagagaggcggagaagaagatgaGGAGAAAGACAACGAGGGTGAccgcgaggcgtcgcggtgTCGACGTCTCCCGTGTGTCGCCGAGgcccgcttcctccgcgaagAAAGGTTCGGGATCGAGTCGGCATTATGCTCCGCGTGCGTCATCTGAACGTCTTCCATCCCGCCTGAAGGCTGGCCCGAgaggtctccgccgcgcgctgccggcgcctcagacttcttcgccgccttcgtttctccctcgctctgGCCTTCGCGtgagccgccgcctgcgtgacGACGGGCTCCTTCCGGGACCTCCCCGCCTTCACCGTGTGTCTCCTGGCATGTTCGACTCCGCTCGgctccttctcttcctccttcgccctccgcgactccgccggatccggccgccgcctccgccccgtctctcgcttcgcgcagctttcgctgtcttcgtcgccgtcggtcCATCcgttcgcgcgccttcctccggcgcctgcggtctGCTTcgtgccgctctctctcaAGCTCGCTGCGTTCGTCCGCAGCGCACTGGTCGTGGATGCGGCGAAGCACTTCCGCAAGCTGGAGCTCGAGAATGCGGTGCGACCCATTCTGGATCTGTATCAACACGTGAGACCTCagaggcggtcgcgcgcgctgcgcaggcagcggcgccaacgggagcgccgccggcagcgccgccggcagcgcctccgcagcttcgGCGACAGTGCggagcgcggacgcggcgcctgtcgctTCGTCAGCttcgctcttctcctcgcagaTGCGGCCCAAGGTTCCCCGGAAGAATGCAAAGGGCAACGAGAGTGTCCGGAACCGCGCTGAGAACGAAGCAGGCTTCTTTGAGAGGGGCGCGGGacacggcggagaagaggcaaGGGGCAAGAAAGGCACGCGGAAGAAAGGCGAGCCTCCCTGCGGGCGCTcagacgacgccgcagccttGGAGGCGTCcaagcgagacgcgcggacAGACAACGGAAGCGAGGAGGActcgccgagcgcgaagagactgcagagatgcgacggcgaagcggtGGGGGGCGAAGGATCCGCAGACAATTTGCTTTCTGCCATCTTCGGCGATCCCCTTTCCCCCGTGGCCGCcagagacagaaaaggcTGATGCCGCGGCAtcccctcctctcccctctgcgcctccagtgTGTCGACCGCGCGGGATTCGTCCTCTCCGTTGTGCGGCCTCATTCGACTCTCTggcgcgcctgtctgctcttcgcgcgcctccgcctcggagTCTTCTCGCAGCACTGTCAAAATCACGCTGCCCTTCGCTTCGCGAACTCCtggctcgccttcctctgtgCCGGcactgcgcagctgccgcacgtctgcttcgccgaggcagcgctcgcgcccgccatGCGCTCTCAGCGGCCCGCTGAcgctgccttcgtctccgctctccccTGGTGGCATCCCCGCCCGCTTTCCCGCACCGCTCTCGTGTGTGTatggcgctgcgccggcgtcaaACACCATGCGCATCGAGGACTCCTGCTCGTAtgacggcgaccgcgagcgggcctcctctcgcgccctgccgcgcttcttcgGAGACAGCCTTCGCCAGAGGGCGCTTAAACTCACGCCGCTTAGCCACGACCGCGCCTCACGGATActctcgcgccgctccgctTCGCCCATCGACCGGCGCGCGTAGGGCGAACTCCCCTCAGGGGcaccaggcggcggcgaggaagctcTCTGCGCAAGCGGGAACCCAGAAGCCGACGAAGTCGACCGGGTCAAATCGTATTCAggccccgcctcgcgccagCGTGGAGAGGTCgctcgcgaagccgcgggaCTCTGACctgtgcgtcgtcgccgcgttgCGCCTCTATGCGCAGGTAGCAGCGTCCGCCACctctcgtcctcgtcctcctctccgctctccaAGAGACTCCCGCGGTTCAttgcagcgaggcggcgctcctccgcctctccctcgtgcggtctctctcgtctgcctttcgcgtctcgccggccttcctctctgccttcctctctgccttcctctctgcctccgctctcgcgtctccgccccgcggctactcgctcctcgccctcccccccaccctGCGGAGGCTTCCGGCCGCGCATCGACCAGCGCGACTCGAGGCGCGAAAGAAGCTTGCGCGTGCTCCaccggcctcctcgctcatCGCGAGCGCTCTGCCGCGTTTTTTCTAGTGCTCCTGGGTCTTCGtgccgctccctccgcgcgccgtcgcgtctcttctctgcgccgcgtctcagctttccttcttcgtccagcagccgcgcctccagccagaactcgcgcgacgcgcgccgcgaacgcgaagACTTAGCCGACCCCCCTGCGGGACTGGCTCGGTCTTCGTCTTCACGCttggtgcggcggcgcccgcgtcctctctcgccgtcttctgctgcgccaggCCAGTCTGAAGAGGCGCTCCACTGGGACAtgctcgaggcgcggagctcgTCCGCGCTTTCGCTGTCGCGCTCTCccgagccgctgccgcgacgTCGCCTGTGGCGCGTCgttcggcgtctgcgctcgcgggcctcgtcgtcgcgctcctCGAAGATCTCGCAGATCGCCTCGTTGTAGTACTCGCTGCCGCGACTCAACTTCGCCAGCCAGCCCGCAGTGCCTCCCGGCCGAGCGCGCTGAGGGGGCAagctctccctctccccaGAGCCTGTGTGGcgttcgtcgtctctgcagccaaacggctcgcgtcgctcggcaCTCAACACAGGCGAGCATGCAGgcctcaggcgcgccgcgccgctgctcccgAAGGCTCCCCCCCCCAGCGTCGAAGAGAGTCTCTTGGCCTGAactcgcggcgagcccgcgcctGAGAAAAACGACGCCACCGACCCTCGCCGATcctgcttctcgccgtcttcctcgtctcctcgcccgcttcGCTCGTCCCAGTGGGCTtttccgcggctctcgcgcccgtagtgcagcgacagcagcgccggcgacctctcgccgtcgcggccgtccTGCGtcggtcgcctgcgctggaAAAAGGAGTCTCTTTCAGAGGCATCAGGCAGAGGCGACAAGGGCGCGTCGGGTCGGTTTCGCCCTCTCTCCTGGGGCGgaagctcgccgccgctgccccctcctcgcggcctcctctcaTCGTGCGCTGCCGGTCGCTCTGCCTCCCGGCCGCGTTCCccaggctgcgccgcgccctcggaggcgccgccagtTGAGAAAAGCGTcgaacgcggaggaggcgtcgcaggcgccgccgcgcctgacaaagtctccgcgcgaggcaaCCCCGGCGCGAACGAGAATCCTAAAAGAGGCAAgtcgtccgcggcctcaGGGTCCGCGGGCTCAGAAGGGACAGGAgacgctctgcgcgcgtcggaagacgaagaggtaGACGGCGACCTGAGGGAGGCAGCGCATCGAGTGCAAGAACGAATGATAAATGGACGGAGGCACTGGTTGCTCAACGCTCACTACGGACAGGTGAAGACTCATCCGCCGACAAGTGATGACCTGTGTGATGCTTCAACCCTCGAAGTCGAAAACGCATGCTCACGCGCGCGAATACGAACCTACTCCCTAGACCGCGCGACGAGCTGAATGTGTCTAGGTGACTGTgattatttggagtacaagGGTAATTGAgactaagaaaccaaagttatacGATGAATTGAAATTGACGGCTTCgcgataaaagacgaggggGGAGCATTCCGCTGCGTGGTCGGACCACCCCcagtgcgcatgcgccgcgactctgcagcggcgcatgcgtcgcacATACATTGCGCTTCAGAGGCGAAAGAGCTGTCCATGGTGAGCTAGCGACTTTGGCAACGGCGACAGAATCTCCGAGCGCGCCTGGAATGTTCAAAAAGGCCTGCCGTCAAATGGTAACGGCAAAAACCTTCGAAGTTATTTACGCAGTTCAAAACAAGCTGCCGCAGCTAAGGGTCGCATCCGGCCGTGCGCTGCAGAgccgagaggcagagagcccGCCGCAGGTCCTCTTGAGCAGGGtcacggcgaaggcgaggccagCGACAACAGCAAAACGGAAAGAGACACCGTCAAAGGGGGACACGGTGCGCTGCAACCTCGTCGTGGACGCGGGCGTGCGATCTCTGCGCGGTTTGAATGGCGGAGaacggcgggcggcgctgcgtggGAAAAGAAAAGCGTGTATCGTAGCGTGCGAGCGGCAGGCTAGAGGCGATCAGGAGACGGTGGCGAGGCTGCGTGTCGTCTTGGCAGGGCgccggggcggggggggggggggggagggtcTTGCTTCTTcagggcctccgcgcgatCCGAGTTCACCGCGACAGAGGCTCCGCTCGCGTTGGGATTCGTTTCTCGGCTCCAGAGCAACGTGCTGGTCAGACGGCGCGGGAGGAATCGCATGCGTTCTCGATGGAGGCGGGCTGCACACGTGACGCAGAACTCGCGAGAAGAACGCGCAACTGCGAACCCGAGACAGGAAGTTCACGCTCGCCGCTAGAGCGGGAGCGCACAAGGCAGAAGAAACGAGCCAGCCAAAGCAGACGACGCTCAAGGATCTTCAGTTTTGACGTGATTTGAGCTGGTGAGCCGCAGAGCCTAGCCTGTCcagtctcctcggcggcagctggaCGTGTCGCGAAGGATGCAGAAGGACGCACTCAGCGAGCAAAAAAGATCAGGCGAAACGGATAGCGAAACAGGAGCAAATTCCGGAGAGCGAGGGCCcgaaaagaagcgaaagaaggGACGCTGCAGCCCCAGACAAGTCGATTTTCATCGACACCTCGCGGAGGCCAGTAAGCGAGTAAAGACGTCCCGTTTGTCTGGTGGTGGTGAACAGTTTTGGGGGACACGTTCTTTTCACAGCTCTTCGGGAAGGCTGCCTGGAAAAAAAACCGAGACGCAGCCTAGCTGGGAAGTGATCTGCCTCGAGAACGGGAAGGATCTTGGAAAAATGGAGATGCTCAGGTCCCTGCTGAGAGtgtcgcgcatgcacgcgagAAAATCCAAAAGCCGCCCCAGGAAGATGCACTGAGTCCACACACCCGCGAGAATCAGGAACTGAAGACCAAAGATTGTTGTTTAAGTCAAAAGGAGAAAGTTTGGCTCGCTGGAGGAGCCACTCAACCCCCTATCGAAGATTGTCGTTAATCGTAACGCGTGGAAAGCGATTCGACGAGCCAGCCGGCAAGCTCGCTGAGATGCACATGCAAGTACCGTCAGCTTTTCTCCCCCTCGAAAAGAAGCGTCATTCGTCGATCGGAGAATGATGTCCTTCGTGAGTCACCTCGCGGTATAGAGCAGGCTTCCGCTGACAGAACGGTCACGCAGCCCGTGGCAACATCCTAGGTGGAAGGCTGGTCGCGTAACTGggggcgctgcgtcgctttcggaggcgaaggcattTCTTTTTTTTGCAGATCGTCCACTGACTCGTTCATTACGCCATTTGCAGACGACAGGGAACCTCTTCCATCCTCCAGAGGAAGACAGCCGCACAAAGGGAGACTTGGACGCTGCCGTCGTATGCCAGGAGTAGTAGTGTCTGCAGTGTGTAACCACGAATTCAAAAACTGGGCGCTGAGCAACGACGTACTCCCGTCAGAACATACCACGGCAGGAACGGACCGGCGTGCTGTCTGAGGCAAGTACTCGGGGATCGCTGAATGACAGGCACTCTGGCCTCCTCTGAGGAACCGAGCAGCGCTAGTCTCGTGTGTAGGTTGTATAACGTTCCTGCCGTGCTGAAGATCTTGAGTGTGGGCGAGGCTGCTCGGTTGACGGCCCGTACGCCAAACGCCGGTGCATCATCACATGCATCGAGAAGATAAGTGCTCCAGTCGTTCGCTGGCGTGCGTCATGGTACGCggcgctgcacacgcagtGGAGTGTGTGTGTTTCCGCTGTCCTCTCGCATCATTCCTGAAGCTCGGCTTCGAAAGGGATCCTCAGCAAGTCACGACAGCAGGCGCTGGGTACTCTGAAGTGAACGCGTAGGTGAAAATCAGGTTGTTCATTTGCATC
Above is a window of Besnoitia besnoiti strain Bb-Ger1 chromosome Unknown contig00007, whole genome shotgun sequence DNA encoding:
- a CDS encoding uncharacterized protein (encoded by transcript BESB_070570) — translated: MDSSFASEAQCMSPSTSSSSDARRASPVPSEPADPEAADDLPLLGFSFAPGLPRAETLSGAAAPATPPPRSTLFSTGGASEGAAQPGERGREAERPAAHDERRPRGGGSGGELPPQERGRNRPDAPLSPLPDASERDSFFQRRRPTQDGRDGERSPALLSLHYGRESRGKAHWDERSGRGDEEDGEKQDRRGSVASFFSGAGSPRVQAKRLSSTLGGGAFGSSGAARLRPACSPVLSAERREPFGCRDDERHTGSGERESLPPQRARPGGTAGWLAKLSRGSEYYNEAICEIFEERDDEARERRRRTTRHRRRRGSGSGERDSESADELRASSMSQWSASSDWPGAAEDGERGRGRRRTKREDEDRASPAGGSAKSSRSRRASREFWLEARLLDEEGKLRRGAEKRRDGARRERHEDPGALEKTRQSARDERGGRWSTRKLLSRLESRWSMRGRKPPQGGGEGEERVAAGRRRESGGREEGREEGREEGRRDAKGRRERPHEGEAEERRLAAMNRGSLLESGEEDEDERWRTLLPAHRGATRRRRTGQSPAASRATSPRWREAGPEYDLTRSTSSASGFPLAQRASSPPPGAPEGSSPYARRSMGEAERRESIREARSWLSGVSLSALWRRLSPKKRGRAREEARSRSPSYEQESSMRMVFDAGAAPYTHESGAGKRAGMPPGESGDEGSVSGPLRAHGGRERCLGEADVRQLRSAGTEEGEPGVREAKGSVILTVLREDSEAEAREEQTGAPESRMRPHNGEDESRAVDTLEAQRGEEGMPRHQPFLSLAATGERGSPKMAESKLSADPSPPTASPSHLCSLFALGESSSLPLSVRASRLDASKAAASSERPQGGSPFFRVPFLPLASSPPCPAPLSKKPASFSARFRTLSLPFAFFRGTLGRICEEKSEADEATGAASALRTVAEAAEALPAALPAALPLAPLPAQRARPPLRSHVLIQIQNGSHRILELQLAEVLRRIHDQCAADERSELERERHEADRRRRRKARERMDRRRRRQRKLREARDGAEAAAGSGGVAEGEGGREGAERSRTCQETHGEGGEVPEGARRHAGGGSREGQSEGETKAAKKSEAPAARGGDLSGQPSGGMEDVQMTHAEHNADSIPNLSSRRKRASATHGRRRHRDASRSPSLSFSSSSSPPLWSDEESSEASTGSEEAHLGDSLSSSASNCSSEPCRSRPRRRSGRRSPAVSRGASLSSFCSRSSRSSLASASSSASASWDRERPTTLAGCTRHGRRSREAGGRRGSDRCAESRPCIGNLRQRKGDRGELRRRRPARRREASSDDTALFGRHTCRGAPLSSPRAPRHEPSRRRTLLAPGGGFGSPRLRHKGTAVVGSTGRLTYRDCRQAFTDVYPIPSIEVRRHVILVCLPPVTCFVLWNCVYVVMSDELEPDRLISQLSKLTRQYLHLEQAQRKREDRDSSREERRRRRRRRARERRRGSLAAEKPRRGGERGRRELGTHGDEETDTHSDSSSDTTSSSAVSSSESGGARSCREWRRLRNPEGDGEEAGAQREAEQTGTGETKNAAHEKGKSLQVGREPTNGELIDYSIPVVGPLTSILQAEIETAVSKADTSPALVQPPPSLPPSAQSPLGRRSENKPKAPAEPVAPNAPGASPPTAGGGEKGNWGAGGAKTPGARADTQEAGAAVAAVARLPSPCSATQLEDDGGHGGKANTGRTGESHTQGTGKGEPVEDCEVIGPLSYSAWRGKQSEGEEKSRRRRKHESSSRRRRWRRRHSGWGDSPPGSSEQDEGNGHPLPFEFAALECIFFAAFQQLNSDILYLERQFADKRQRTSKKAEVSSILMEGLHSLKEPVGFYQDRVNAFDKAFDELLLNSADLHRMELTNLHKNPHLYDDDPNRDQVNPDLEILLEYFDQEMDQFKVRVRHLKEGIDNTERLISLRLALMRNRLIQWELAAAVVAAGLAIGTCISGLFGMNLENGFEDGKTSSHSVFIAVSGVVTAVALLSILVVVYLIKTIVL